A DNA window from Undibacterium sp. YM2 contains the following coding sequences:
- the pssA gene encoding CDP-diacylglycerol--serine O-phosphatidyltransferase, whose translation MSTPNRRKPKGNFKLFPKGIRKTQQSVEAVAPETAPKRRRGIYLLPNAFTTAALFCGFYAIVMAMDQRFDRSALAIFAAMVLDSLDGRVARMTNTQSEFGAQYDSLSDMISFGAAPALVAYEWSLKGMGKLGWLAAFVYCAGAALRLARFNTNIGVVDKRYFQGLPSPAAAALVAGFVLLMEDLHFLGRDLSWSTWSITLFAGLTMVTNVPFYSFKDVNLRKSVPFIAPFLIVLAYVAVVSDPPKVLFGLFVLYGLSGYVVLLWRWRKGRPVSIVQTSVDDHHHDDK comes from the coding sequence ATGTCCACACCTAATCGACGCAAGCCCAAGGGTAATTTCAAGCTTTTTCCCAAGGGTATACGCAAAACGCAACAATCTGTTGAGGCCGTTGCTCCAGAGACCGCTCCCAAGAGGCGGCGCGGCATTTATTTATTGCCAAATGCGTTTACTACTGCAGCCCTGTTTTGCGGTTTTTATGCGATTGTCATGGCAATGGATCAACGTTTTGACCGGTCGGCCCTGGCGATTTTCGCGGCCATGGTGCTGGATAGTCTGGACGGTCGCGTCGCCCGCATGACCAATACCCAGAGTGAGTTTGGGGCGCAATACGATAGTTTGTCAGACATGATTTCCTTTGGTGCTGCACCGGCACTGGTGGCTTATGAATGGTCGTTGAAGGGAATGGGCAAGCTTGGCTGGTTGGCGGCTTTTGTCTATTGCGCCGGCGCAGCTTTGCGGCTGGCACGTTTCAATACCAATATTGGTGTAGTCGATAAGCGGTATTTCCAGGGCTTGCCCAGTCCTGCGGCAGCCGCGCTGGTTGCTGGCTTTGTCTTGCTGATGGAAGATTTGCATTTTCTCGGACGTGACTTGAGTTGGAGTACCTGGAGTATTACCTTGTTCGCTGGTTTGACGATGGTGACCAATGTGCCTTTCTATAGTTTCAAGGACGTGAACCTGCGTAAGTCTGTACCATTCATTGCGCCTTTCCTCATCGTGCTGGCCTATGTTGCGGTCGTCAGTGATCCACCCAAGGTCTTGTTTGGCCTGTTTGTCCTGTATGGCTTGTCTGGCTATGTTGTCTTGCTGTGGCGCTGGCGCAAGGGCAGGCCGGTCAGCATTGTGCAAACCAGTGTTGATGATCATCACCATGATGATAAATAA
- a CDS encoding 2-isopropylmalate synthase — protein sequence MADKLIIFDTTLRDGEQSPGASMTKDEKIRIAKQLERMKVDVIEAGFAAASPGDFESIKAIASIVKDSTICSLSRANDRDIARAAEALQAAQRKRIHTFIATSPLHMEKKLRMTPDQVLEQAIQAVRYARNFTDDVEFSPEDGSRSDMDFLCRVLEAVIKEGATTINFADTVGYAVPELYGNMLKSLRERIPNSDKAVWSVHCHNDLGMAVANSLAGVMIGGARQIECTINGLGERAGNTALEEIVMAVRTRKDYFDLQLGIDISQIVPASKLVSQITGFAVQPNKAVVGANAFAHASGIHQDGILKARDTYEIMRAEDVGWSANKLVLGKLSGRNAFKQRLEELGIALESETEVNAAFARFKELADRKSEIFDEDILALVSDEEHAHNNDAFHYVSLSQRSETGELPYAKVVFTSDGKEVTCEGNGNGPVDAIVNAIDSKVQSGAELLLFSVNAITTGTQSQGEVTMRLSKAGRIVNGVGADPDIVVASAKAYLSALNKLQSKTEKLNPQI from the coding sequence ATGGCCGACAAACTCATCATATTCGACACAACCTTGCGTGATGGCGAACAATCCCCTGGCGCATCCATGACCAAGGATGAAAAAATCCGTATTGCCAAGCAACTGGAAAGGATGAAGGTCGATGTGATTGAAGCCGGTTTTGCGGCGGCATCTCCTGGCGATTTTGAATCCATCAAGGCGATTGCTTCCATCGTCAAGGACTCGACGATCTGCTCTTTGTCGCGCGCCAATGACCGCGACATCGCCCGCGCCGCAGAAGCCTTGCAGGCCGCGCAACGCAAGCGTATTCATACCTTCATCGCAACGTCTCCTCTGCACATGGAAAAGAAGTTGCGCATGACGCCGGATCAGGTATTGGAGCAAGCCATACAAGCCGTGCGCTATGCCCGCAATTTTACGGATGATGTTGAGTTCAGTCCTGAAGATGGCAGTCGCTCAGATATGGATTTCTTGTGCCGGGTGCTGGAAGCGGTCATTAAAGAAGGTGCGACCACGATCAACTTTGCTGACACAGTTGGCTATGCCGTGCCTGAGCTGTATGGCAATATGCTGAAGTCTTTGCGTGAACGCATCCCCAATTCTGACAAGGCGGTCTGGTCTGTGCATTGCCACAATGACCTGGGCATGGCTGTGGCCAATTCCCTGGCCGGTGTCATGATAGGCGGCGCACGTCAGATTGAATGTACCATCAATGGCCTGGGTGAGCGTGCAGGTAATACCGCACTCGAAGAAATCGTCATGGCAGTGCGTACCCGCAAAGACTACTTTGATTTGCAACTGGGCATAGACATTAGCCAGATCGTACCTGCATCCAAGCTGGTGTCGCAAATCACTGGTTTTGCCGTACAGCCTAACAAAGCCGTGGTAGGTGCGAATGCCTTTGCCCATGCATCTGGCATCCATCAGGACGGTATCTTGAAAGCGCGTGATACTTACGAGATCATGCGTGCCGAAGACGTGGGCTGGAGTGCGAATAAACTGGTGTTGGGTAAATTATCTGGTCGTAATGCATTCAAGCAGCGCCTGGAAGAATTGGGTATAGCGCTGGAGTCGGAAACTGAAGTCAATGCTGCCTTTGCCCGCTTCAAGGAACTGGCTGACCGCAAGTCGGAAATATTCGATGAAGATATTCTTGCCCTGGTGTCTGATGAGGAGCATGCGCACAACAACGATGCTTTCCACTATGTGTCTTTGTCCCAGCGGTCTGAGACGGGCGAGCTGCCGTATGCCAAAGTTGTATTTACTTCAGATGGTAAGGAAGTCACTTGCGAAGGTAATGGCAATGGCCCGGTCGATGCTATCGTCAATGCCATTGATTCCAAAGTGCAGAGTGGCGCAGAGTTGCTGTTGTTCTCTGTGAATGCGATCACTACTGGTACCCAGTCCCAGGGTGAAGTCACCATGCGCCTGTCCAAGGCTGGCCGCATTGTCAATGGCGTGGGGGCTGATCCTGATATTGTTGTTGCTTCAGCGAAAGCTTATTTGTCGGCATTGAATAAATTGCAATCCAAGACAGAGAAGTTGAACCCCCAGATTTAA